The Dryobates pubescens isolate bDryPub1 chromosome 7, bDryPub1.pri, whole genome shotgun sequence nucleotide sequence AGTGCACATTTCCTGGCAAGCAAATGCAGATTAAAAAGCTTGAGACATTTAAGGAAGCATAGAGGTAATCCATACCTGGAGTCTCTGCAGTTCTATTCCATAGCAATTACAAATGTGAGCAGCAGACCACTTTGCTTACACTCCTGCCTCAAGACACACAGCTGCTCGCTGCTTCCACtcatccctgctcctcctcacgACATTCATGCATCTGAGAAGCCACTTCTGACTGACGCTTCTGCAGCCATATGCATACTCAAAGGTAAGCAGCAGTGAAAAGATGACACTTTCTCAGCTCAGTACTACTCTGAACTCCACACTGAGATCAGTCATATCACCTCACTAACCCCCAGCAAGAGCCCCCAGCCACAGGCCTCCCAGTTGATGGTTTTGGGGCCCACAAAGACACGGCACGTGTCCCCGTTCCCAGAACACTGACCTTTGCACAATCATGGCTTGATTATGGGGAAACAAAGTCCCCTTCCCAACCATTAATTATCTTGTGACATACTGGTGCTGGAGGCCCTTACCCATGGACTTCCCAAAGTACTCCTCAGTAACCCCACAAAAGCCCCACGCTTCAAGTAgtgcttcccctcctctcctcctcactgctttCACAGCTGTTCCCTGCTTGTTGAAAACTTCCAGTCTGGGAAGCAAGTCATTATTCATTCTCATTCCCCCTGTTAAAAGTCAAATTACTTAAGCTAATAGCAATGTGCTTTACTATACACCATCCTCATGAAAATGTAACAGGTACATACTGTGTGTGCAAGtaactgggcactgctgctttccagaatACCTTCGAGCCCTTCTGAAGCAGCTGTACAAGTTAATAGCAGATGTTTCCTAGAAACTTAAAACCTGGTGGAAGGTGGAGAGAAAAACCACACTAACTATGCTCACATTACTGCTGGCACAAGAATGCAGGCTTACAGTGGACTATGTCAAGCCTTTCAGGACATCTCTCTGAAAGGCCTTTTTCAAGGCAACAGAAAGAGTTCACACGAACTCAGCTAATACTGTAATTAACAGAACTACACATCGACTTCAGTTCAactgagctctctgctgggtATCAGTACCCTCAATAATGTAACTTCCTTGAGTAGTTCTAGCAGCTGAGCATAAAATGTCACTGTTTTGAAGCTGATTGCATTAATTGTTGCCAACACTTAGCccacaagtgcacactgctcaGCGTTGTGTCCAGGAACACGCTTTAACCCTTGCTATATGCATTAGTAGCTCAAAGCTCTTCCTTTAGAGATACAGTAGAAGGGAATTCTCCTCCTGAGAGGTTGGTTGATTGGGAGAATGTTGGtctgtggggtttttcagcTTTTGCTCTAGACTGTTTAGCTGAGAATAACAAAATAAATTGCCTAGTCTTAAAACCATCAATAGGTTGCTCTGCCCAGTCCAGAAGTGCTGAagacaccccacacacacacactacatCTGCTCATTTCTTTTAGCTATTCCCTAAGGAACTTTTCCTTTTGTGGACCCCAAATTATAGCCATCTATTGGGAAGTCATGCCTCATGTTCAGTAAGAACCCATTATAAGCACTAATGCTGTCCACCCAGGCCAAGCCAAATGCATTTCACTAACTCTGAGTCTTTGACAGACTGGAAATAGCTAAGGGGTTCAGAGGTTGGTATGTGGTAGCTTCTCATCCTTAATATTTTCATGactgactggaaaagaaaaatccattATCTACCTCATCTTGATTTCTGCCTCTGAATAGTGATAGCTTCTCTGCTATCAGAAGATGAACTGTGGGGCAGTTGGTTTCCAAAGGAAGCTAAAGTCTGTGGACTGCAAGAAACTTCCTCTCCCCTCATGATCCTCTAGTGCATTAACCTCCAGAACTGAATGGGGACTGCCTTCAAATACACACTTCTGAAGTCTGTGTTCAGGGTCCCTGGAGCAGGAAAAGACAGCTGGCATCCCAAATCTGAATTACCTTCTATGTCACTTCAAAGGTCACCCATTAGTTAACAGAACCAGACTGTCTTGacagctctggagagcctggagatgtttcctgcagggagcaggggactTTGGTTAGATGCAAGAGCTTGCCTGTGAAAGGCAAGAACAGGGACTCTGCACAGCTCAACAAAATGACCACACTATAAAACTCTAACCTAtgtgaggagggagagagattaAGATGTCCTGATACTCAAACCAATAAAAATGGAAGTTTAAGAATGGAAACAGAATTGCCAACCTTTTCCACCAGTGGCTACAGGAAACTGTTGACAAAGGTGGGGAACAACATTTGAGTCTGATGCATCCAGCAGCAATACTCAACCACTACTGAACTGCACAGGGAAAGGATCAACTCCAGATAAATGAAATGGGCTGTGCAACAGAAATGAGGATTACAGATGACCTGAAGAGCACTACTTTAGAGGCACAAATACTTCCATCCCAGTAAGGGCTGCCCCAGAGTTCAGGAGCAACAGTATtgtcttcctgtgctgagacagAGAGGAAGGATGTACCATCTCTAGGCTATGGAACAACTCTAACCAGTAGCATAAAGACAGATGATGCAAAAGAGTAACAAACTAATCAGTGCTATAGGAAGAGCATTGTCTGTATGACTCTACAtgctctgctgacagcagaagGCTAGAAGGGCTGTATGATACCCAGTGTTCAGTATACCCTCAAGGCTGAGCATGGCTTGATccaaaaattactttttatGTAGTCATGAAGTGTGTTTAATAAAAGCCACAGCAGAAAAGCTGACTCCTGTAAACACAGATTCAAGAGCAAAAGCAACAACTATTCTTTGAGGCTTCTGAAGCAAGTCTTAGATGTTTATGATCCAAGTAGGAATTATTAGTGCAACACAAACACTACTGCTTCCAATCATAATTACATgattctctctttcctcttaaTAAAGATGTAGAGGGCTAAGCAAGAAGGCTCAGTCTAAGGCTTCTGTAAAGAACATTTTCTACCTAGACTACCAACATGGGGTTTAAATCCTAAGCAGACCCCCACTCTGGTGATAAATCAGCTCCCAGTTCCACAGCCTCAGACTGGACTGCAATACATCTGAAGGAAGTAACTCTGAAAAGCAGACATAGCTTTATGGAGCATACCTGGATCTTCAATTTTATGCCAAGATTTTGAGCTGATGTAGAGTAACAAATTTCAGCTTTTTCTGAAGGCTTCATGCACAGCAATGAATGTCAATTCAAACTTGCAGTGCATTCCACACCTCAACTGTGAAACCCCAATCATCTTCTAACATTACCTTCTTTCTCCACCCTTCTCCATCTGCATTTGTGGTGAGATGGCAGTCACAGCAGCTGACATTAGACAATCTCAGACAAAAAGGGAAGCTTGTGCAGATAACACCCTGAGGTTTATGGCTTTGTGTTTCTTCTAGGGAGGTGTTTGTTCTAGCTCTCTGTAATATTTACTATAAACATTGTGTGGCAGCttcaagaaaagaacaaaagcaacaaaacacaacctGCATGAGTGCCAAGCAGTGAGGCACGGCAGCACATGCTGAAGCTTTCCAAGGTTAACTCATTGCAGTTACCAACCTTGTAGCTTCTTTAATGACGTTCTGCAGAAACATCAGCCGGGTTTGGAAGCTTCCTTGCACATGCTTCAGCAAAAAGAAGATTCTTTCATATTCTTGAAGAtaaagagaagagcaaagtCAGTTATTTCAGAAATGCCTACACAGATGCCTGTTGAATAGGTCTGAGGGAAATCCAGGTGAAATGCCATAGATCTCGTTCAGCATCTGTACAGAGCTGTAGCAATGACACACTGGTAATAAACACCAACATCCAAAACCCCACAGGGTAATACTGGAACACCTGACAAGTTAATTCaactggagaacaggaggctcaggggagaccttcttgctctctacaactccctgaagggaggttggagccaggtgggggttggtctcttcacccaggaaGCCATGAACAGAaccagagcacacagtctcaagctgtgccaggggaagtttaggcttgaggtgaggagaaagttcttcccagaaagagtaattggccattgggatgtgctgcccagggaggtggtggagtcaccatcgctggaggtgttcaagaggggacaggatgtggcacttgaaaccatggtttagctgtcaggatgTGGTGGGTgctagggtggacttgatgatctcaaaggtcttttccaaccttattgattccatgataacAAAACCCATGACTGCCATGAACTTTGACAGGTATAACAATGTTTTAAGCCCTCATCCAGTATGCTTTTAGCAGAGCTTTTAAAACATCTTCTCAGCTTTAAATTCATTTTGCTTCAGTCTCATGGTTCAGTGTGTTTCTAACATAGTGATCCAATAACAACTTTTTACCCAGCTCTCACACCAACCACCTGAAAGAGAGGCTTGCTGTACTTACTCCTTCCTGGTTTCCGGATCTCCTTCATAATTTGTGCTCTCAGCTCTGTATTGATCTCTCTGGAACTTCTGCAGTGCAcaggttttttccttttgctgggTGAAGACACTGGCAAGTTCTCCTCAGTACTTTGTTCTTTGCTACCTGATTCCTCATGATTTTCTAGAAACCCATCAACATTCAGGTTGTTCCCTAAATGTTCATGGCCTGCACTGTCTGCGTGGGCTGCTGGCCGATCCAGTGAattgaaaggagaagagagcatGGAAAACTCTGAATCCACAGCATTTGGGAAACCATCTGCTGAAAGGGAGTCTGTAACATGATTCTCCACCACATCATCCCCTGGAACCTCATTATTTGTTTCTGATGCTGAAAAACACAGATTACACTTGCCAGTTCCACATTCATCAACTTCCAGAGGATAAGAGTCAGGTCAGGACTGACTTCAGTAaaagctgtgctccagcttgtacaGTCAGGTACAAGCCAGGCTTAAGAGAACATGTTCATGGATTGCAACACTGAGCACATTACTGTATCTGCTGGCAATGAATGGCTTAAAAAAAGTCACAGATATATTCCTTATATGAACAGGGAAACCACTGTATGGATTATcaacaaaagaaaaggcacCTGTAAAACATGCTTTTATGACATGCTTGTCTTTCCTCATTAAATTGAGCTGGCAGAGTTTCCTGCAGTGGTGAACAGgctgtcacacagcacttgggATCCTTGCTAAGGGAAGGGAATTCACTGCACTACAGCAAAATTCAAATCAACTTCATGTTGTGATACTTCTGGAGCATCTGAATGCCCAAAGGAAGAGCATCCTCCTAACTTTTTACAGGTCTCCTCATTTAATACAGGAAATACATGGTTTGTATTGGGGAATTCCTATGAAACATTTCTGTCTGATGGACTCCATTTAACTCTTTCCATAACTCACCTCAGATGCACACTACAATACTTCCCTTTCAAAAGTGAGATGTAAAACTGCTGCATTGGACAGCCAGTGGGACTGCTACATGAAGAAGCTTTTTTGGGcacaaattaaaaagcaaactcTCTGAAGATGAAGATGCCACTTACTTTTGTGAATGGGAATAGGTTTAACAAGGTCAGGCTGTGCTTGTGTGGTTGGTGTGGGTGGCCCTTTCCCTCCAATGTGGTTATTCACGATGGGAGGAGTTTGAGGTCGGCCTCTGAGCAGGGGGGACATACAGCGGCGTCTCTTGGGAATCCCTTGCATATTTGGTTCTCCTGGtcttttgtgtttattttgagGTCCTGATACAAATTCATCTGCTTCATCTATCATCATTCCCTGTAATGAATGGGGAGAAAGCAAAAATTTCACCCCAACCACATAATATAAAATACCATGAATGCTTTGATGCTATGATGATGTTTACCACGTAGAAGGCAGCCATGCACCACATGCCATTGTGCACTGAATTCCCAAACATCAATCCTGCCTGGACTAAATCAACATGCTTAAGGCCCTTATCCTACAGGCTGCCAAGCAGGACAACTGAGTGTGCTGTCAAACTTCTTTTTCAGTTAAGCAACTCAACACCTTTCAAAGAAGAGCTCTAAAGGATATCGGTAGTTTGGTCAACTCCAAGACACATTTGGACAAAAGGGAGGGTACATAATGTGACAGGAAACCTTTTATAGGAGAAGTCAGGTAAAGGAAAGAGGACCAGGTATTAGCTGTACTACAGCAACAAAAGCATTTCATCTGTAATGCAACTCAGGGACATACTACTGGTTTTCTGCTAAAGAATACCCTTCATAGGATGCTAGTGACGGAAAACCAGCCCAGGTGCCTTTTTGTAAGCAATACTTTGCCAAATACTTGAAAGCTTCCCCAGCACATTGCTCTCTGAATGGTCTGATTAGCAGCACACACACTCTCAACATCACATTCTCCAAGGAGCTTTACAGGCAAGTCACCTTTTTGTCCAGTTTGAACGGATTGCCAAAAGTATGAAGCCTTCGGGGTTGATCAGGATCAAGCTCTCggaggggagaagggatttGTTTAAGATACTCCTGGTAGTTTCCCATTTGTGCTATAGGTACACTGTGAACTTGATCTGCCATAACAGAAGGGTTTATTAATAAACAGTACTGCTCACTCTGAGCATTTAGTCACCAGCCACTTCACACCTTCAGTTTTCAGTCTTATCAAGGGCATTAACAAAACAGATGCACAAGACTCACCGTCACTGTTGCCTAACTGGTATTTATAACATCATGCATTGAGTACAGGAAACCTGCTTAAATGAATCAGTACATGGGTTTGTGTGCATTAGAAAAGGGAAATAAGCAGTAATTGTCATGCATGGATATTAGCTTTCAAATGTGGTCCATAACCTTTCAACAGGGCAGATGGGTGAAAAAAAACTgagactggggaaaaaaagtaactaAAACATAACTACAAACAAAAGATATTTCAATGAAAAGCTGTAATGCCACACTGCATACAGCTGTGACATCACCAGTCAGGATTTTAGCCACCCACACCTCAGTTCTTGAGACAAGCCTTTTCCCAGAGCAATGGTGATTTTTCATCACCAGAATCAACAAAATCTTAAAATTGGTAAGTCCTGGCTCTAAAGTCATTACTGATTTAGTTGAAGTTGCCAAGCCTTTGATCAAGCAAAATACACCTAGCAGAAATACAATAATCTAACATCTAGTTCCTATGAAGTTTAGCCCCCTCCCCAAAGAGCAACTTCTCTGCATTTTGGATTATATGGTCACTTGGTCACAGATGTTAACCTGACCTAAGTAGCAGGACTAATGCAACAGGAACGTTCACATCCATTGCCATTCTCATTTTCTCCACTTCATCATCATCTGATAAATGCCAAAAAGCAGTGCCAGAAGACACAGTAGCAAGCTACTTCTTGTTGACCTGAAGGGCAAAGGAATGACACTGCCAGCACCCAGTGAGTAAGCTTCATTCCCCACTGCTCACAACCCACTTCTATGGAGGCACATCACAGCATTCCGAGCTGCCCTGCGGTTTTCCCCAGACACATCGTGAAAAGGACCCAGTGAGCAAAGACTCTTATGTAAAATCCCAAGTCTCCTGCCAGAGGCTAAAGGCCAGAGCAGTCACCTGCAATCTCCTCTGCCCCcatctcttttttcttccaacACAATATTGAATTGAACAACAAAAATAAGCAACTTGAAAAGCACGTGGTCGAGCGGCAGCATCAGCCAGCCTCTACGGCTCACAGAGCTACAGCAGTCGCAGCATCAAACGCATGACGGGGGGTGGGAAAGACAAACGGTTCTCTAACCTTCATCTTGTCCTTTGAGGAACTTGCGAGTGCTCTTCAGCAAATTAGATCTCATTCGTGTTAACTGATCCAGAAGGTTTCTCCTGGGTATGTCATAAGCATTTCTAAAAGCCTGGGGTTTCAGATCCTGCGGTTGCAGTAAACAAAGCCCCGGTGAGCACCGTGCATGAAACACTATCCGGCGTTTCAATGGAGGTATATTGAAAATAACAACATTACACACAATGGTGCTTACCTTATTCAGCAAAGCTATTTGGAACCCAGCATACTCCTTCATATTGAGGTCTAGAGGTCTATGAGGAATTTCCCCAGTAATCCCCTGTAGCAGATGTTGAAAATCGTTCCTATGTGCCATAGACAGGTTGTGTGATCTGCTTCTGACCTTAATTCCAGTCTCTTGCGCTACCTTTTTGCCTACAGAGCCAATGACTCTATCGGACTCTATTTTGGCCTtaatttgaaataaataaataaataaaattgacAATATGCTCTTAAAAGGATTAGTCAGACTTATTCATTTTAAATTCCTAGCTAGAAGATTCAACAATGTGCTAATACACTATGACGACCATAACCAGGATGAGTAGTGCTTAAGGAGTGCTTAATACATAACCGCTTAACGCTTACTACAGTTTGCAATATAGCGAACAGTTTGTGCCCAGGTCTTCTGCATatttctcctctgctgcccatgATGGTATCTAAGCACCAATATGCATgcaatgcttttattttcatcaAATGCCATAATTTGACTAGCAAATCTCCAGTCTGGCTGTATTCACACAGACTGTTTTCTACAGTAACGACTAAACACTGCGACTCTCAACAGACTGATGCTCCCACAACTCTAGTTGGGATCAGTCACACAATAGCagcaacttcttttttttctcctctaaaGCTCTATACAAATATTCATAACATGACTAAATATGAAGTACATAATAATATCCAATTCTGTTTGGCTAGACAGACCTAACCCCTGCTATTATGTTAGATTTGTACCGAAATTGAACACGTTCACAAGTGACAGCCCTTTGGCAGAATACCCTGGAACAGAGAGCCAAAAGCAATTTAGGAAATACACCTGCCAAGGCTGCTTTTGCAGTCTCACATAAATTTAGAGACTACTGAAAATTTGAAGATGTACTGAGAATACCAAGCCTTTACTGGCAGTGCCTTTCAGAACAGCTTTAAGTACAATTTGCAGTGTGTATCATTACATTTTAGAGGTCTAAGACATCTTAAGGTTGAGTGGCCAGTTCAGCACACCGAGCAATCTGACTGTGATTGAATAGGATCTACTGGAAACTTCAAGAGCTTTGCCTCCTCAAATAATAATTTACATTAATGTTTGTAGAAAAAGCTGGTCCATAAGAACTCATTAGCCAAGTTACAAGTATTTGTACTACTGTTTCTTGAAGTTTCAAGCCTACTTCATGATCTTAAGCATTACTTTATGATCTTATCAGGAAAGCTTAACATGCACAGTTCAACAAAATGAAGTGGAGGAGCAGGGTAGAAATGCTTTTAGCTGGTGCAGGAGACTAGTCAAAGACACAGGCACTATTCCAAACAGTCAATGAATTCAGGAAGTCCCTTGCCACATCTGTATCCTTATTAGAGATTCTGAGTTATGCTAGTTTATGTTAACTGAActctttcattccttttcacaAGCCAAATAAAGGACACTCCCTGATTCAAAGGCACAAATCTCTGTTTTCTGAAACTATGCTACAACATCTTTAATACTGAAGGTAAGACAACATGTTTTCTTTTGGACAAAAGTATGTTACTGGCTGTACAAGTTAAAATGCTTCTTAAAAAACACCACCTCCATTTGTATCTCTGTATCTATCTTTATAGCACAGTCTATAAACTCTATATTTCAATGTTAAATTTTCTTTCAATTCAGAAAACCAAAATGCCTCTTTTGCTAATTGCATATGGGAAGGTATTAAtttgaccttcctgctctctttttcttcaAAGCTATTCAACTTGATCATCCTGATATTAGAATTAGTTTTTACTGCTCTTTTGCTTCAACATTACCTGCTGACTCAACTTTTTGAGATAGGAAATGACACTGTAACTAAGTCCATATTCCACATTGTCAGCTATAAGGTTTGGTGCTCCCATCATTCTCACAGCTTTCTTCAAAGGCTGAAACAAATTACAGTGTATAGTCAGAAGTGTTGTATACATACTTCAGCTAACTGTATCCATTTCAGATAGAACCCAAGGCCCTCAAagtcagaaaagaagaaaaacaaagacttTCAGGGCAACAGTTTTTTGTTCTTGCTTTAAAGCATTGTTCCATGCATACAGCATCAATTGTTAGCAGAGACAGCATTTCTACACACGTCACAGCTGATGAGATTTTCATACCATTTAGGTCTCAAGTCTCCCACAGCACTCCAGCAAAACCAGTAGGTATCATCATGCATGTACTTTAGCTATTCTTTCTCTAACTAATACATATTCCACTTGAAATGGGGAACAAACTATAATGGTTTAAATTGGAACAAAACTGGTCAAATTGGGTTAACCTGCCTATTTTCCCAACACAGatgtgagggaaaagtaacacacaaaagcCCTGGattgacacacacacaaagagtgAGATAAGAATAGACTAGACAAACATAGTACAAAATGCATCATTGCCTTAGCCtttttcagaagcagcacagcaccaagcagcagcaagcaagccaaaagcccaagccagaaaactaCCCCCCgatcccagcagaaaagacaacACCCAAAGAACCAGgcccccagaagcagcaaccagcacaggaagcctcccatgttacaatctgaactgcAAGCCCCATGATAGTTTAGTGGATCCAGCCAGCGCtgtcatttttgaagctggcatgactgcagcacagtATGAATAGCAGCAGCACATTCAACCCATGACACACACCCACAGTGGAGAGATAACTAGTTAAACCAGAAATTTTAACACAGTTAAGTCATCTTACCCCAAGATAATAGGGAGGCATTGTCTTCAAATAGCTTTCAAACGATTGCCGCCATTTCAATGTAGGCTTTGCCTTGTGTACTTTAAACAAATCATCTGAGGGTTACAAAGAGATGCAACAAAACAAGAGGCATTACATCATTTTCCCTAATAGCAGACACTCTCAAAGAAATTCCTCAATGCTTACATTAATGTATGTATGTTAACATGCACATGACTGAACTAAATGCATGCACACGAGACCAATGGCGCAGCCTAGTGATGGAACCCAACCAATGATTTAGCAAACTAAATCAACAATTAAGACAACAGAGTAGGGAAAAATGGCTCCTACAATAATGAAAGTAAGACCAAAGCATATCTGAAAGAATTATGTTTAAGCCATCTTAAATGGTTAAGAGTGAGTTGTGAAGGTCAGTAAAGCAAGTTACAAGTAGACAAGTAAAGCAAGTTACAAGTAGACAAGTAAAGCAAGTTACAAGTAGACAAGCAAGTTACAAGTAGACAAGTAAAGCAAGTTACAGATGACAAATACCTCAGCATTCTACAGGTGTGATAACACTGGCATTAAGTGCAGTCATCTATTTAGGTGAGATCAGGTAATATTGACAAATAGTATTTACCTAGCAGTGGAAGGAGGACTGGATAATTGTAAGGCATCACAAATAAATTCACACAATTGAGCGCTGTACTCGCTTTCAAGTAACCAAAAGGATGACCAAGCTCACTGTATTTTGCACTATTGCTCACATACACCTGCAATAAAAGACATCACACTGTATGCAAAGCCCAAACACCCTGTGCTGACACCGTACATCCTGTTCTGGCGAGAGCGCCGAGTCTCGGGAAAGCAGCGCTCTATAAATAACCCCAGCGCAGCATGCGCTGTACTTGCCTGCCAGCAGGTCTGAGGGGATTTCCTTTCCAGGATAAACTGGGTCAGTGGTGAGGGCTCTAACTCGTATTTATCAAAGGGCAGTTTGTCAATGACCATCGGCTCACAGTCAGTACAGGAAAACTTCACCACGGGATGAGATGTGCGGGGTGGCTAAACAGAAGCAGTCCACCGTTAGTAACCTTGCACAGCAACCACAACTCAGTTGTGCTATAACAAATGAAAGTAACATAGGTTCTTTGAAAGCAGATATATTTAAAGGAGACTATTCAATACAGCTTCGATACTTATTGCTAAGGTGTCCTAAGCAATGAATGTTGTTAGAACCTGAAGTGTCTTGTTTCCTAAGTAAGTGTCAATTGTTTTACATAGCAAGTCTGAAACAGGGTGAAAGCAAAACTCTTTGCATACACACAAAATGCTCTGCAAATGGAAGTAAATCCCagcagaatagaacagaattaaccaggttggaaaagacagagatcaagtccaacctatcacccaacaatagctaatcaactaaaccatggcaccaagtgcctcatccaggctcttcttaaatacttcaagtgatggtgactctaccacctccctgggcagcacattccaagggccaactcagcctaaacctcccctggcacagcttgagactgtgtcctcttgttctggtgctgcttgcctgggagaagagaccaagccccacctggctacaacctcccttcagacagTTGTTAATGTTGTTAGCACAGTCTTAAAACCTTCCTAAATAAGTGTCAATTGTTTTACCTAGTAAGTCTGGAACAGTATGAAAGTAAAGCTCTTTGCATATACACAAAACACTTTGCAAGTGGAAGTAAATCCcagtaggggggaaaaaaacaaacaacaaactctTCCATGCTGCTCTGGGGCCTGCCCATTTGAATTCcccacaggagcagggactGTAATTTTCCATTTGACTTCCCTCAGCACTTTTCCTTCGTGGCAAATTTCACAGTTGGAAAAGGCAAACTGAGTTGTGACCAAGAGCAGCATGAATTCAGAAAGCCCCCAAGCTTTAAAAGAACACACATGTTACCCAGGCCCATCTAAGATTATTTCAATTCAAGCAATTCAGATGTTCAGATTTTAATTTTCCAAGCACAGGGAAAAGGCCTTGAGTTTCAAACAAGTTAAAAACACCTGTGAACTCTGCTGAAAGGCAAGGCTGGTGGTGACAGTTGGACCTGCATTTCAGGAGAGGAATATAAACTTTTATACTTACCCTGAGCCTTCTCCGAGGCCACTAAAATATGGGAAAGAGCTCCAAAGGGAAGCTTCCCTTCATTTACTCTCTTTAGAAGAAGGTAAGTAACAAATGCATCATCTGAACTAGAGAAACACAGGGTCTCTTGGACTTGCCTACAGCTTCACCTTCAAAGTAATTTTTCTACTTATATAAGCTCCAGCTTCTTCCTTTTAGGATGAACCACCCACATGTTATCTGTCCATAGAGCTGGTCTTGCCTCAAGTGTCTCCACTCTGAGGAAGGCATACTGCCCAAGTGCACCCAAAACAGGAGGCCCAACCAATTGAAGGAAGCATGATTCTCTTCCAGGATGCCTCCAATCAGGAGCTGTGGTGGCATTTTTTAACACTTCCTACAGCAGttatactgggggggggggggaaggctgcAAAAGAAATTGGATGTTAAGTCTTGCAAAGTCAAACAACCCTTGGCTGGACAGCAGAACTATTTTTACCTCAGTGCAGTGGGAGCAGCCATTTACATGTTGAAATGCCAACATAATTAGCAGAATTTCATATGCACTTCAAGCCTTGATTACCTACCATTACCTACAGCACACTAAAAAGTTGCTGGGATAGGACCATCTGAGGCACTGCCACTATGGATCAGGTAACAGGGAGAAAGACAAAACAATCTAACTATGAACTCTCCAGTACAAGAGGGTTACAACAAATGCCAAGTTCTGACACTATTT carries:
- the INTS6 gene encoding integrator complex subunit 6, with translation MPILLFLIDTSASMNQRTHLGTTYLDIAKGAVETFMKLRARDPASRGDRYMLVTFEEPPYAIKAGWKENHATFMNELKNLQAEGLTTLGQSLRTAFDLLNLNRLVTGIDNYGQGRNPFFLEPAIIITVTDGSKLTTTSGIQEELHLPLNSPLPGSELTKEPFRWDQRLFALVLRLPGITAPESEQMTGVPVDDSAITPMCEVTGGRSYCVCSPRMLNQCLESLVQKVQSGVVINFEKAGPDPSPIDDGQVEISRPFGPQPWHSCHKLIYVRPNPKTGVPIGHWPVPESFWPDQNSPTLPPRTSHPVVKFSCTDCEPMVIDKLPFDKYELEPSPLTQFILERKSPQTCWQVYVSNSAKYSELGHPFGYLKASTALNCVNLFVMPYNYPVLLPLLDDLFKVHKAKPTLKWRQSFESYLKTMPPYYLGPLKKAVRMMGAPNLIADNVEYGLSYSVISYLKKLSQQAKIESDRVIGSVGKKVAQETGIKVRSRSHNLSMAHRNDFQHLLQGITGEIPHRPLDLNMKEYAGFQIALLNKDLKPQAFRNAYDIPRRNLLDQLTRMRSNLLKSTRKFLKGQDEDQVHSVPIAQMGNYQEYLKQIPSPLRELDPDQPRRLHTFGNPFKLDKKGMMIDEADEFVSGPQNKHKRPGEPNMQGIPKRRRCMSPLLRGRPQTPPIVNNHIGGKGPPTPTTQAQPDLVKPIPIHKTSETNNEVPGDDVVENHVTDSLSADGFPNAVDSEFSMLSSPFNSLDRPAAHADSAGHEHLGNNLNVDGFLENHEESGSKEQSTEENLPVSSPSKRKKPVHCRSSREINTELRAQIMKEIRKPGRKYERIFFLLKHVQGSFQTRLMFLQNVIKEATRFKKRMLIEQLESFLEEIHRRSNQVNHINSS